A DNA window from Buttiauxella agrestis contains the following coding sequences:
- the aroA gene encoding 3-phosphoshikimate 1-carboxyvinyltransferase, producing MESLTLQPIALVDGTINLPGSKSVSNRALLLAALANGTTELTNLLDSDDVRHMLNALKAMGVSYTLSADRTRCEVTGMGGPLQASGELELFLGNAGTAMRPLAAALCLGSNNIVLTGEPRMKERPIGHLVDALRQGGAQIDYLEQENYPPLRLRGGFSGGQVSVDGSVSSQFLTALLMTAPLAANDTEITIKGELVSKPYIDITLHLMKTFGVEVENRDYRSFVIRGSQQYTSPGAYLVEGDASSASYFLAAGAIKGGTVKVTGIGRNSVQGDIRFADVLEAMGAKVTWGEDFIACERGELNAIDMDMNHIPDAAMTIATAALFAKGTTTLRNIYNWRVKETDRLSAMATELRKVGAVVEEGEDYITVTPPAQLQVAEIGTYNDHRMAMCFSLVALSDTPVTILDPKCTAKTFPDYFEQLARISTLA from the coding sequence CTGGAATCCCTGACGTTACAACCCATCGCATTGGTCGACGGCACAATTAACCTCCCAGGTTCAAAAAGTGTTTCTAACCGAGCACTGCTACTTGCAGCGCTGGCTAATGGCACTACCGAACTGACTAATTTGCTGGATAGTGACGATGTGCGTCACATGCTTAACGCGCTGAAAGCCATGGGGGTGAGTTATACACTTTCCGCCGATCGTACGCGTTGTGAAGTCACAGGAATGGGTGGCCCGTTACAAGCCTCAGGTGAGCTGGAACTGTTTTTAGGTAATGCGGGTACAGCAATGCGCCCACTGGCGGCAGCATTGTGTCTGGGCAGTAACAACATCGTGCTGACGGGTGAACCGCGAATGAAAGAACGCCCAATCGGCCATTTGGTTGATGCTTTACGCCAGGGCGGCGCACAGATTGATTACCTGGAGCAAGAGAACTATCCGCCGTTGCGTCTGCGTGGTGGTTTTAGTGGCGGGCAGGTTTCAGTCGATGGCAGTGTTTCCAGTCAGTTCTTGACCGCACTCTTAATGACGGCGCCGCTGGCAGCAAACGACACCGAAATCACCATTAAAGGTGAGTTGGTATCGAAACCTTATATCGACATCACACTACACCTGATGAAAACCTTCGGTGTAGAAGTTGAAAACCGGGATTACCGTAGTTTTGTGATTCGTGGCAGCCAACAGTACACCTCACCTGGCGCTTATCTGGTGGAAGGTGATGCTTCATCTGCGTCCTATTTCCTCGCAGCTGGTGCCATTAAAGGCGGCACGGTAAAAGTGACCGGTATCGGGCGCAATAGCGTCCAGGGTGATATTCGCTTTGCTGATGTGCTCGAAGCAATGGGTGCAAAAGTGACGTGGGGAGAGGATTTCATCGCCTGCGAACGCGGAGAACTCAACGCTATTGATATGGATATGAACCATATCCCTGATGCAGCGATGACCATTGCAACTGCGGCTTTGTTTGCTAAAGGTACTACAACTTTGCGCAATATTTATAACTGGCGCGTGAAAGAGACTGACCGCCTGAGCGCAATGGCCACAGAGTTGCGCAAAGTTGGAGCGGTGGTGGAAGAGGGCGAAGATTACATCACTGTGACTCCCCCCGCTCAGTTACAAGTTGCAGAAATCGGGACTTATAATGATCACCGCATGGCGATGTGTTTCTCGCTGGTGGCATTGTCGGACACACCGGTCACGATTCTTGACCCGAAATGTACAGCCAAAACCTTCCCGGACTACTTTGAACAATTAGCACGCATCAGCACTCTCGCGTAG
- the serC gene encoding 3-phosphoserine/phosphohydroxythreonine transaminase, with protein sequence MTQVYNFSSGPAMLPADVLRRAQNELCDWQGLGTSVMEISHRSKEFIQVAEEAEKDFRDLLQIPSNYKVLFCHGGGRGQFAGVPLNILGDKTTADYVDGGYWASSAVKEAHKYCNPNVIDAKVTVDGLRAIKPMSEWQVSENSAYLHFCPNETIDGIAIHEAPDFGDTVVVADYSSSILSHPMDVSRFGVIYAGAQKNIGPAGLTLVIVREDLLGKAHKACPSILDYTVLNDNDSMFNTPPTFAWYLSGLVFKWLKEQGGVEAMDKINRAKAELLYGVIDKSDFYRNDVASANRSRMNVPFQLADSALDKLFLEESFAAGLHALKGHRVVGGMRASIYNAMPLEGVKALTNFMVDFERRHG encoded by the coding sequence ATGACTCAGGTATACAATTTTAGTTCCGGCCCGGCGATGCTACCGGCTGATGTACTTCGTCGTGCACAAAATGAACTCTGTGACTGGCAAGGTTTAGGCACCTCCGTAATGGAGATAAGCCACCGCAGTAAAGAGTTTATTCAGGTTGCTGAAGAAGCTGAAAAAGATTTTCGCGATCTGCTGCAAATCCCCTCGAACTACAAAGTTTTATTCTGTCACGGTGGTGGTCGCGGTCAATTCGCGGGCGTTCCACTCAATATTCTGGGTGACAAAACTACCGCTGACTACGTTGACGGAGGCTACTGGGCGAGCAGTGCAGTAAAAGAAGCGCATAAATACTGCAACCCCAATGTTATTGATGCCAAAGTCACTGTTGACGGTCTGCGCGCCATCAAACCGATGAGCGAATGGCAAGTTTCTGAAAACAGTGCTTATCTGCATTTCTGCCCAAACGAAACCATTGATGGCATTGCTATTCATGAAGCGCCAGATTTTGGCGACACCGTTGTTGTTGCTGACTACTCATCCTCTATCTTGTCGCATCCGATGGACGTTAGCCGCTTTGGCGTAATTTACGCTGGCGCGCAGAAGAACATCGGCCCGGCGGGTCTGACGCTGGTCATCGTGCGTGAAGATTTGCTCGGTAAGGCGCATAAAGCGTGCCCGTCGATTCTTGATTACACCGTGCTTAATGACAATGATTCTATGTTTAACACCCCGCCAACCTTCGCCTGGTATCTTTCAGGTCTGGTGTTTAAATGGCTGAAAGAGCAGGGCGGCGTTGAAGCGATGGATAAAATCAATCGGGCGAAAGCAGAACTGTTGTACGGCGTGATTGATAAAAGCGATTTCTATCGTAACGATGTTGCTTCGGCGAACCGTTCACGCATGAACGTGCCATTCCAGTTGGCAGACAGCGCACTGGATAAACTGTTCCTCGAAGAGTCCTTTGCTGCGGGTCTGCATGCGCTGAAAGGCCACCGCGTTGTCGGTGGGATGCGTGCCTCTATCTATAACGCCATGCCGCTTGAAGGCGTTAAAGCATTAACCAACTTTATGGTCGATTTTGAACGTCGCCACGGTTAA
- a CDS encoding M48 family metallopeptidase, which translates to MKTLKMAALAVLMAGTLAGCQNLNGDKLASSGMSAYKAATLSDADVKAMSNASCKQSDSENQVAGKSSKYTKRLNKIARALGNQINGTPVNYKVYLTSDVNAWAMANGCVRVYSGLMDMMTDNEVEGVLGHEMGHVALGHTREKMQTAYATMAARDAVSATSGVASQLSQSQLGDLAEGVINATFSRSEESEADDFSYDLLKKRGISTQGLASSFDKLATLSGTAKSMFDSHPPSTERAQHIRERIAADKK; encoded by the coding sequence ATGAAGACGTTAAAAATGGCAGCACTGGCAGTATTAATGGCGGGGACACTGGCGGGCTGCCAGAATCTCAATGGCGATAAACTGGCTTCGTCAGGAATGTCGGCCTATAAAGCGGCAACGCTTTCTGATGCCGATGTAAAAGCGATGTCGAATGCTTCCTGCAAGCAGTCGGACAGCGAAAATCAAGTGGCTGGGAAATCCAGCAAATACACTAAACGCCTGAATAAAATCGCCAGGGCTCTGGGAAATCAAATTAATGGCACCCCTGTTAATTACAAAGTGTATTTGACCAGTGATGTGAATGCCTGGGCAATGGCTAACGGTTGTGTGCGTGTGTATAGCGGCCTGATGGATATGATGACTGATAATGAAGTCGAAGGCGTTTTGGGCCATGAAATGGGACACGTTGCGTTGGGTCACACTCGAGAAAAAATGCAAACGGCGTATGCGACAATGGCCGCTCGTGATGCAGTCTCAGCAACCAGTGGTGTCGCTTCGCAGCTATCTCAATCGCAATTGGGTGATCTGGCTGAAGGGGTCATCAATGCAACATTCTCGCGCAGTGAAGAATCTGAAGCGGATGATTTCTCATATGATTTGCTGAAAAAACGCGGAATCAGTACCCAAGGTCTTGCCAGCAGTTTTGATAAACTGGCAACGCTGAGCGGAACAGCAAAATCTATGTTTGATTCACATCCACCTTCAACGGAACGTGCGCAGCATATTCGCGAACGCATAGCAGCTGATAAAAAATAA